ACGGTTTTCAATCCCTTGCTATAGAGCTGTAGAACCCATCAGTTCATTTATAAACCTATAGTTTTTTGTGGAATCAGCGCCATGGAGAAGCATATGCTGCCGTGGTTAGGGAGATTTTTATGGTAGGCCCTTTGATTAATAGTGCCGCTATCCTGATCGGTGGTGGTATGGGTGTTGCCCTTCGGCGGTTTATTCCGCAACGCCTGCAGGACGGATTGCCTCCGGCGTTTGCCATGGTATCTATCGCGATGGGGATAACCCTGATCGTCAAGGTGCAGCAACTGCCCGCAGTCGCCTTGGCGGTTGTCATCGGTGTTGCGGTAGGCGAATTGCTGCGTATGGAATATGGCGTTCAGCAGTTTGGGCGATTTATCCAAAAAATGCTGAGCCGAGTTTTGCCAACGGCTGAACACCGGTTACCACAGGACGTTTATACACAAAATTTCACCGCCTTGATCGTGTTGTTCTGTGCTAGTGGTACGGGCGTGGTCGGGGCGTTAACCGAAGGATTAACCGGCGATTACCAGTTACTGATTATCAAATCGGCTCTGGATATTTTTACCGCGATGATCTTCTCAATTACGCTCGGTTTCGCGGTGATGTCGATTGCCATCCCGCAGTTAATTATCCAGGCGCTGCTGTTCTTCTTCGCCAAACTGATAATGCCCTTCATGACCGTGATCACCATGGGGGATTTTTCCGCCTGTGGCGGCATCATTATGGTTGCTGTCGGATTGCGGATTGCTCAGATTAAGCTCTTTGCGGTCGTCAACTTCCTGCCTGCGCTGATACTGATCGTTCCAATATCCCTATACTGGCACCGTCTCTTCGGCTGAGTCGCCGATAGCGAAAATATCAATGCGATATTGACACGATGTGAATCGTTCGGCGGCGGGCAGAGTTACATGGCTGTCCGCTGACTATTGTTTTGTGAAAATTAAACAAGCTGGTCATATTTCTGTAAAAATAAAGCGACTTTATGCGATTTTTTCGGTATTTTGTTTAGGATAAAAAACATCAGAGTCTGAAACTGAGCGACATAGGCCGTTTAGTTCTTTCTTCTACGTTGTCATCATGGAAATCCATAATGAGCATCCTTTTCGATAGCAATGAAACAATTTATCCCTTCCCGGCAAAGCCTAAACCCTTGTCTGCTGAACAAAAGCAGCACTACCGTGGCAGGATAAAAACCTTACTACAGCAGAAAAATGCGGTAATTGTTGCCCATTACTATACTGATCCGGAAATCCAGGCGTTAGCGGAAGAAACCGGTGGTTGTGTGGCGGACTCATTGGAAATGGCTCGTTTCGGCAGCACGCATACCGCCTCGACGCTGTTGGTCGCAGGGGTTCGTTTCATGGGCGAAACGGCAAAAATCCTTAACCCGGAAAAAACCGTGCTGATGCCTACGCTTGAGGCGGAGTGTTCGCTCGACCTCGGTTGTCCGAGCGAAGCGTTCAGCCAGTTTTGTGATAGTCATCCCGACCGCACCGTGGTGGTCTACGCTAACACGTCCGCCGCAGTCAAGGCACGCGCCGACTGGGTCGTGACATCCAGTATCGCTGTTGAATTGATTGAGCACCTCGACAGTCTGGGAGAAAAAATTATCTGGGCGCCCGATCGCCATCTGGGGAGTTACGTGCAAAAGCAGACCGGGGCCGATGTACTGTGTTGGCAAGGGGCCTGTATCGTGCATGATGAGTTTAAAACTCAGGCGCTGAAACGCATGAAAGTGCTTTACCCGGAGGCGGCGATTCTGGTGCACCCGGAATCTCCTCAAAGCGTTGTCGAAATGGCCGATGCAGTCGGTTCAACCAGTCAGTTGATTCAGGCGGCACAAACGCTGCCTCAGCGTGAACTGATTGTGGCCACCGATCGCGGTATTTTTTACAAGATGCAGCAGGCGTGCCCAAATAAGACACTTTTAGAAGCGCCAACCGCGGGTGAGGGGGCGACTTGCCGTAGCTGCGCACATTGTCCCTGGATGGCGATGAATGGCCTTGAGGCGATTGCCAACGGTTTGGAACGGGGGGGAAGTCATGAAATCCATGTCGATGCCGCACTGCGCGAAGGCGCACTGGTTCCGCTGAATCGGATGCTTGCTTTTGCGGCGGAATTGAAATTACGCGTACGCGGGAATGCCTGACAGACAACGGCGCTTAACGGGTTTCGACCGATACACAGCATTAATGATTGAGACAGGGTGGTGAGATGGATTTTTTCAGTACCAGCAATATCTTGGTTCACATTCCCCTGGGTGCGGGCGGATACGCGCTGTCCTGGATCGAGGCGATCGGCACGTTGTTCGGGCTATTGTGCATCTGGCTGGCGAGTCTGGAAAAGACCATTAACTACCCGTTTGGTTTGCTCAACGTCACGCTGTTCGCGGTAATTTTCTTCCAGATTCAACTCTACGCCAGCCTGCTGCTGCAAATTTTCTTTTTCGCCGCCAATATTTATGGCTGGTATGCCTGGACACGCAAGACCGATGCGAATGAGATTGAACTCAGGATCCGCTGGCTACCTTTGCCGAAGCTGGTTGGCTGGTCCGCTGCGAGCGTGCTGGCGATTGGTCTGATGACGGTCTATATCGATCCGGTTTTCGCCATGCTGACGCGCGTGGCGGTATTGGCTATGCAAATGTTCGGCCTGGATGTACAGATGCCGGAGCTGCAACCTGACGCGTTCCCGTTCTGGGATTCCACAATGATGGTGTTATCCATTGTGGCTATGCTGCTGATGACGCGAAAATATGTTGAAAACTGGCTGCTTTGGGTGGTGATCGACATTATCAGCGTGGTGATTTTTGCCTATCAGGGGGTTTATGCCATGGCGCTGGAATATGCCATTCTGACGCTGGTTGCGCTGAACGGCTCCTGGCTGTGGATTAAAAGTGCGCGGGACAATCACGCCGTACCGCTGGCCCGCGACACCTGATTGGAACACGGCAAGTCAATGAGGGTGATGATGACCAACTGCGGGATGGATATCGCAGTGTTCACCGTCATAGTGCTGGTACTCCATCTGTATTGTTGTGTGGCCAACCTGATAGTTTTCCAGTAAATACGCCTGAATCTTCCTTAATAACGCATCGTGATCGTAAGGTGGAATGACCTGTGCGTGCAGCGTCATCATAGGTTTTTCGCCAATCTGCCATACGTGCACATGATGGATATTTCTCACTTCGGAAATATTCATGGTCAGATCTTTCTTGAGCGCCTCAATACTTATCTGGCTCGGCGTACCTTCCAGCAGTTCATGAATACTCTCTTTCATCAGTGACCACGCGCTGCGCAATACCAGGCAGGAGACTAAAATCGACAGAATAGGGTCGATAGGCGTCCAGTTGGTGAACAGAATGATGAGTGCTGCGGCGATCGCGCCAACCGAGCCGAGTAAATCGCCCAGCACATGCAGAGCGGCGGCCCGGACATTAATGTTTTTCTCTTCGCTGCCGTGGTGCAATAACCAGAAGGCGACGATATTCGCCAGCATGCCCCCAATGGCAACCAGTAGCATAGGGACACCCGCTACGGGTTGAGGTTCGTAGAAGCGCTGGATCGCCTCCCAGACAATGAATGCGGTAATGGCCAACAGCGTCAGAGCGTTGACGAACGCGGCAAGCGTGGTGAAGCGCGAATAGCCGAAGGTATGACGGGCATTCGGTTTCTTCTGGGCAAAACGGACGGCCAGAAGTGCGACGAACAGGGCCGCCGTATCGGTCAGCATATGACCGGCATCCGCGAGTAGCGCAAGAGAACCCGACAACAATCCCCCCACCACTTCCGCCACCATAAAGGTTGCCGTAATAATAAATGCCGCCAGCAGGCGTTTGCTGTTGCTTGACTCCGCATGAGTGTGGTTGTGTGCCATCGTTTATCCCTTGTCGATTGCTTGTCTGGTATCCATTTTACGCTACTTAGGGCGTAAGCAGCGGTGAAAAATATCCTCTTAATCTTACGACACCGCGCGTTGATGGTGTTTAGATGAATAAATACCATCGAATTCAGCGCCACGACAGCGCCTGATTGACATATAATTGGAAAAATCTTGTCTCCTAAGCGATCGGCTATCTTGCATTCGGGTGGCAAGCATGGGGTATGCGTTGAAAATACCGTTCTGAAATCGATGGAATAACTATGAACTACCAAAATGATGATTTAAGGATTAAAGACATTAAGAAACTTTTGCCTCCGGTTGCACTATTGGAAAAATTCCCCGCTACGGACAAAGCCGCAGAAACGGTATCGTTCGCGCGCACAGCCATCCATAAGATCCTTAACGGTAATGATGACCGCTTGCTGGTTGTCATTGGTCCTTGCTCTATTCACGATCCGCAAGCGGCTAAAGAGTATGCGGCCCGCCTACTTAAATTGCGCCAGGAACTGAGCGACGATCTGGAAGTGGTGATGCGGGTTTATTTTGAAAAACCGCGTACGACGGTAGGCTGGAAAGGGCTAATCAACGATCCGCTGATGGATAACAGTTATCAGATCAATGACGGCCTGCGTATTGCACGTCAACTGTTGCTGGAAATTAACAATATGGGTCTGCCCGCGGCCGGAGAGTTTCTGGATATGATCACGCCGCAATATATGGCGGATTTGATGAGTTGGGGCGCGATTGGCGCGCGGACCACTGAATCTCAGGTACACCGCGAACTGGCGTCGGGTTTGTCTTGCCCGGTCGGGTTCAAGAACGGCACCGACGGGACGATCAAAGTCGCTATTGATGCCATCAATGCCGCCAGCGCCCCGCACTGTTTCCTGTCCGTAACCAAATGGGGTCATTCCGCGATTGTCAACACCAGCGGTAACCGTGATTGCCATATTATTCTGCGCGGTGGCAAAACGCCGAACTACAGTGCCGAACATGTGAAAGAGGTGAAGGCAGGTCTGGAAAAAG
This is a stretch of genomic DNA from Brenneria rubrifaciens. It encodes these proteins:
- a CDS encoding DUF554 domain-containing protein; amino-acid sequence: MVGPLINSAAILIGGGMGVALRRFIPQRLQDGLPPAFAMVSIAMGITLIVKVQQLPAVALAVVIGVAVGELLRMEYGVQQFGRFIQKMLSRVLPTAEHRLPQDVYTQNFTALIVLFCASGTGVVGALTEGLTGDYQLLIIKSALDIFTAMIFSITLGFAVMSIAIPQLIIQALLFFFAKLIMPFMTVITMGDFSACGGIIMVAVGLRIAQIKLFAVVNFLPALILIVPISLYWHRLFG
- the nadA gene encoding quinolinate synthase NadA; its protein translation is MSILFDSNETIYPFPAKPKPLSAEQKQHYRGRIKTLLQQKNAVIVAHYYTDPEIQALAEETGGCVADSLEMARFGSTHTASTLLVAGVRFMGETAKILNPEKTVLMPTLEAECSLDLGCPSEAFSQFCDSHPDRTVVVYANTSAAVKARADWVVTSSIAVELIEHLDSLGEKIIWAPDRHLGSYVQKQTGADVLCWQGACIVHDEFKTQALKRMKVLYPEAAILVHPESPQSVVEMADAVGSTSQLIQAAQTLPQRELIVATDRGIFYKMQQACPNKTLLEAPTAGEGATCRSCAHCPWMAMNGLEAIANGLERGGSHEIHVDAALREGALVPLNRMLAFAAELKLRVRGNA
- the pnuC gene encoding nicotinamide riboside transporter PnuC — its product is MDFFSTSNILVHIPLGAGGYALSWIEAIGTLFGLLCIWLASLEKTINYPFGLLNVTLFAVIFFQIQLYASLLLQIFFFAANIYGWYAWTRKTDANEIELRIRWLPLPKLVGWSAASVLAIGLMTVYIDPVFAMLTRVAVLAMQMFGLDVQMPELQPDAFPFWDSTMMVLSIVAMLLMTRKYVENWLLWVVIDIISVVIFAYQGVYAMALEYAILTLVALNGSWLWIKSARDNHAVPLARDT
- the zitB gene encoding CDF family zinc transporter ZitB; this encodes MAHNHTHAESSNSKRLLAAFIITATFMVAEVVGGLLSGSLALLADAGHMLTDTAALFVALLAVRFAQKKPNARHTFGYSRFTTLAAFVNALTLLAITAFIVWEAIQRFYEPQPVAGVPMLLVAIGGMLANIVAFWLLHHGSEEKNINVRAAALHVLGDLLGSVGAIAAALIILFTNWTPIDPILSILVSCLVLRSAWSLMKESIHELLEGTPSQISIEALKKDLTMNISEVRNIHHVHVWQIGEKPMMTLHAQVIPPYDHDALLRKIQAYLLENYQVGHTTIQMEYQHYDGEHCDIHPAVGHHHPH
- the aroG gene encoding 3-deoxy-7-phosphoheptulonate synthase AroG; amino-acid sequence: MNYQNDDLRIKDIKKLLPPVALLEKFPATDKAAETVSFARTAIHKILNGNDDRLLVVIGPCSIHDPQAAKEYAARLLKLRQELSDDLEVVMRVYFEKPRTTVGWKGLINDPLMDNSYQINDGLRIARQLLLEINNMGLPAAGEFLDMITPQYMADLMSWGAIGARTTESQVHRELASGLSCPVGFKNGTDGTIKVAIDAINAASAPHCFLSVTKWGHSAIVNTSGNRDCHIILRGGKTPNYSAEHVKEVKAGLEKAGLTPQVMIDFSHANSSKQFKKQMEVCEDVSGQIAQGEKAIVGVMVESHLVEGNQSLESNAALVYGQSVTDACIGWEDTDMLLRQLASAVRERRSK